One genomic window of Melanotaenia boesemani isolate fMelBoe1 chromosome 20, fMelBoe1.pri, whole genome shotgun sequence includes the following:
- the srp14 gene encoding signal recognition particle 14 kDa protein has translation MVLLENDSFLTELTRLFQKCRTSGSVVITLKKYDGRTKPVPRKGHSEAFEPADNKCLIRASDGKKKISTVVSTKEVIKFQMAYSNLLRAHMDGLKKKDKKSKSKKTKATQ, from the exons ATGGTGCTGCTTGAAAATGATTCG TTTCTCACAGAGCTCACTCGACTCTTCCAGAAGTGCAGAACATCGGGCAGTGTTGTCATCACGTTAAAGAAGT ATGACGGTAGAACCAAACCAGTGCCTAGAAAGGGCCACTCTGAGGCCTTTGAACCTGCTGATAACAAGTGTCTCATCAGAGCGTCTGATGGCAAGAAGAAAATTAGCACAGTG GTCAGCACAAAAGAAGTAATTAAGTTTCAGATG GCATACTCCAACCTCCTTAGAGCTCACATGGATGGTCTgaagaaaaaagataagaaaagcaaaagcaagaaaacaaaagccACCCAATGA